One window of the Maylandia zebra isolate NMK-2024a linkage group LG19, Mzebra_GT3a, whole genome shotgun sequence genome contains the following:
- the LOC101467485 gene encoding LOW QUALITY PROTEIN: interferon-induced very large GTPase 1 (The sequence of the model RefSeq protein was modified relative to this genomic sequence to represent the inferred CDS: inserted 2 bases in 1 codon), which translates to MENLHSTAAAGGGEAEIRSKVSSLKPDKGEEDENEERSNKGSSGEDVSGNMSVNVSDELTKYPCQRQTETLIDRLQLQDKLQQKFSPEDFLQIRPPVTRHHVTSEKHLAHMFVCRLIMLDCRARYIPVRPDSPEGTKPKPRPVTDIPEKHYSDWEVFLNTSVDTEQTHLHPMDVQMAVFHCSDSFLKQTMVTKLSQCQYALPLLVPDPVTMEMECPLWTFRQITKTWTATQIKDGSPIVTMKSVPVCKAQTPLVSFFRLGSLSVSKSQLMNALINDRHSTFFHRNCPGSTRSRHLMDGVAEIAWYCPAGXDAFRDCMAFCNLHGDALQIEKQRDILIEKSSINVFLVASLQKDEESASLVADLFKSHKPLICVSVDDSCDAVRTKKGKYKMGLKGRNQSDVSEELKKIIREVLSSLEDSSLKPSFQLETLAELSGVRVDESDPACQRGRSAALEIMQLIMKDNLDISKIKEEFLPCQNHLWHHLNKIYKELNHLRGNSEKEKSKKQQKLMDMRQKQRAACCSKLMELFTNSLSALPPPDREYFLKWTQIFMDALSTEDVSSVLQSYDEKWLEVLALKNKHDKSGLLLMKQTELQDLSHKLQSASFGLEHMFREMGHIYEAHRTTAGESRDADWCKYPELAAQLMISGHPVELMDGDAGHLPFTWISSLLEEVIQKLGDQRVFVLSVLGLQSSGKTSLLSSMFELQPAVGAGRSTKGAFMQLLKVSEDMKTDFDYVLVVDTEGLQAPELDGNTTRYCDNELATFVVALGNVTLISIFGDDLLKIQDILQIVVQALMRMKKVQLSPRCVFVQDVPDVAAAEKNVDGKRRLQEHLDQMTKLAAEEELCDAERFSDVIEFDVQKDVKYCGQLWEGSPPMAAPNPAYSESLQEVKNTILSKASKSAGITLSQLRTKIQDLWNALLSENFVFSFKNTLEVVVYRKLETLAIKQISHLRSNMKTTEDQLLHRDESGKLDEAGLSKMVTEDITDVLKIKKPLAAANIKLPHEDNITPLNIAITGESGSGKSTFVNVFRGLCDDEEGAAPTGMTVTTIEVTAYPHPKYPSVILWDLPGIGTTKFPAKKYLKLVGFEKFDFFIIISDSRFRENDVKLAQEIQRMKKKFYFVRSNVDKDIRAEKRTRREFNMERTLSTIRKNCTQGLRDLGIESPQVFLVSSFELHLYDFPLLHETLERELPEHQRDVLLFGICNIIKKKKEVFQAEITLYATLSAANHN; encoded by the exons ATGGAAAACCttcacagcacagcagcagcaggtggaggagaggCTGAGATCAGATCTAAGGTCTCGTCTTTGAAACCTGACAAAG GTGAAGAAGATGAGAACGAGGAACGCTCCAACAAAG GTTCCTCAGGTGAGGACGTGAGTGGAAACATG TCAGTGAATGTTTCTGATGAACTCACCAAGTATCCATGTCAAAGACAAACTGAGACACTGATTGATAGACTTCAGCTTCAAGACAAACTGCAGCAGAAATTCTCACCAGAGGATTTTCTTCAGATCCGTCCACCTGTGACACGGCACCATGTCACATCTGAGAAACATCTGGCTCACATGTTTGTCTGCAGGCTGATAATGTTAGACTGCAGGGCCAGATATATTCCTGTAAGACCAGACAGTCCTGAGGGGACAAAGCCAAAGCCCAGGCCGGTGACTGACATCCCTGAGAAGCATTACAGTGATTGGGAGGTTTTTCTGAACACCAGCGTGGACACAGAACAGACTCACCTGCATCCAATGGATGTCCAGATGGCCGTGTTTCACTGCTCAGACAGCTTCCTTAAACAGACGATGGTCACAAAGCTCTCTCAGTGTCAGTACGCTTTACCTTTGCTGGTCCCTGACCCAGTCACAATGGAGATGGAGTGTCCTCTGTGGACTTTCAGACAGATAACAAAAACCTGGACGGCGACTCAGATCAAAGATGGCTCACCTATCGTCACCATGAAGAGTGTTCCAGTCTGCAAAGCTCAGACACCCTTGGTGTCATTTTTCCGCCTGGGTTCTCTGTCAGTGTCTAAATCTCAGCTGATGAACGCTTTGATCAACGACCGCcacagcaccttcttccacaggAACTGCCCAGGAAGCACCAGGTCTCGCCATCTGATGGATGGTGTGGCAGAGATAGCCTGGTACTGCCCTGCTGG TGATGCCTTCAGGGACTGCATGGCTTTTTGTAATCTTCACGGTGATGCTCTGCAGATTGAAAAACAGCGCGACATACTGATTGAAAAATCCTCCATCAACGTTTTCCTTGTTGCATCCCTgcaaaaagatgaagaaagcGCATCACTTGTAGCCGACCTCTTTAAGTCTCATAAACCTTTAATATGTGTGAGTGTTGATGACAGCTGTGATGCTGTCAGGActaaaaagggaaaatacaAAATGGGTCTCAAAGGCAGAAACCAGTCAGATGTATCTGAAGAGCTGAAAAAGATCATTAGAGAAGTTTTATCTTCTCTAGAAGATTCCAGTTTGAAACCATCCTTCCAGCTGGAAACCCTGGCTGAGCTCTCTGGAGTCAGAGTGGATGAAAGTGACCCAGCCTGTCAGAGAGGCAGATCTGCTGCTCTGGAAATAATGCAGCTGATTATGAAGGATAACCTGGATATCTCAAAGATCAAAGAGGAATTCCTTCCTTGTCAAAACCATCTGTGGCATCACTTGAACAAAATATACAAAGAACTGAATCATCTCAGAGGAAACAGTGAAAAGGAGAAAAGTAAAAAGCAgcagaaactgatggacatgcGTCAGAAACAACGTGCTGCTTGCTGCAGTAAACTGATGGAGCTGTTCACTAACAGCCTGTCAGCACTGCCACCACCAGACAGAGAGTATTTCCTGAAATGGACTCAGATCTTCATGGATGCTCTCTCCACAGAGGACGTTTCTTCTGTTCTCCAAAGTTATGATGAAAAGTGGTTGGAGGTCTTAGCTCTGAAGAACAAACATGACAAATCTGGTCTGTTATTAATGAAACAAACTGAGCTCCAAGACTTGTCCCACAAACTGCAGTCTGCATCCTTCGGCTTGGAGCACATGTTCAGAGAAATGGGACacatctatgaagcccacagaACAACAGCTGGAGAGAGCAGAGACGCTGACTGGTGTAAATACCCTGAGCTGGCTGCACAGCTGATGATATCAGGACACCCAGTGGAGCTGATGGACGGGGATGCAGGTCACCTGCCTTTCACATGGATCTCCAGCCTCTTAGAGGAAGTCATCCAGAAACTGGGGGACCAGAGAGTTTTTGTGTTGTCAGTGTTGGGCCTCCAGAGCAGTGGGAAAACATCACTGCTGAGCTCCATGTTTGAACTGCAGCCTGCAGTAGGTGCTGGCAGGAGTACCAAGGGTGCCTTCATGCAGCTGCTCAAAGTATCAGAGGACATGAAGACAGACTTTGACTATGTTCTAGTGGTGGACACTGAAGGTCTGCAGGCTCCTGAGCTGGACGGTAACACCACTCGGTACTGTGACAACGAACTGGCGACATTTGTCGTTGCTCTGGGAAACGTGACACTGATCAGCATCTTTGGAGATGATCTGTTGAAGATCCAAGATATTCTGCAGATTGTTGTTCAGGCTTTGATGAGGATGAAGAAAGTTCAGCTTTCTCCcagatgtgtgtttgttcaggaTGTTCCAGATGTTGCAGCAGCAGAGAAGAACGTGGACGGAAAGAGACGCCTGCAGGAACATCTGGACCAGATGACCAAACTAGCAGCTGAAGAGGAGCTATGTGATGCTGAGCGCTTCAGTGATGTCATTGAATTTGATGTTCAGAAAGATGTGAAATACTGTGGGCAGCTGTGGGAGGGCAGTCCACCCATGGCTGCTCCTAATCCAGCTTACAGCGAGAGCCTCCAAGAAGTGAAGAACACCATCCTCTCTAAAGCTTCAAAGTCTGCTGGGATCACTCTCTCACAGCTCAGAACCAAAATTCAGGACCTGTGGAACGCCCTCCTCAGTGAGAactttgttttcagtttcaaGAACACACTTGAAGTTGTAGTGTACAGAAAACTGGAGACCCTGGCCATTAAGCAGATCTCCCACCTGAGGAGTAACATGAAGACCACTGAAGACCAGCTTCTTCACAGAGATGAAAGTGGAAAACTTGACGAGGCAGGG TTATCAAAGATGGTTACAGAAGATATTACAGATgttctgaaaattaaaaaaccaCTGGCTGCTGCAAATATCAAGTTACCACACGAGGACAACATAACACCTCTAAATATCGCCATCACAGGGGAATCTGGTTCTGGGAAATCCACCTTTGTTAATGTCTTCAGAGGTCTATGTGATGATGAGGAGGGAGCTGCTCCCACTGGTATGACAGTAACCACCATAGAGGTCACAGCGTACCCCCATCCAAAGTATCCCAGTGTTATCTTGTGGGATCTCCCTGGAATCGGCACCACCAAGTTTCCAGCTAAGAAGTACCTGAAGCTTGTTGGATTTGAGAAGTTTgacttcttcatcatcatctcagACTCTCGCTTCAGAGAAAATGATGTAAAACTCGCTCAAGAGATTCAGAGGATGAagaaaaagttctactttgttCGGTCAAATGTTGACAAAGATATACGAGCCGAGAAAAGAACCCGGAGAGAGTTCAACATGGAGAGGACACTTTCAACCATCAGGAAGAACTGCACCCAAG GACTCAGAGATTTGGGCATCGAGTCTCCGCAGGTCTTCCTGGTGTCCAGCTTTGAGCTCCACCTGTACGACTTCCCTCTGTTACATGAGACCCTAGAGAGAGAACTTCCTGAACACCAGAGAGATGTTCTGCTGTTTGGTATATGCAACATCatcaagaagaagaaagaagtttTTCAGGCTGAAATAACACTCTATGCTACTCTGTCTGCAGCT
- the LOC101482587 gene encoding interferon-inducible GTPase 5-like: MVCEEILDEMSLIREQTDVKQAEVDAGTTLSTSTDDQFGFALVKEEINEAVLKNNQRAAAAKIKELMMKEKNITLNIAITGESGSDKSTFVNALRGLSNDDEGAAPTGVTETTMEVKPYPHPKCPNVTLWDLPGIGTTKFPADKYLELVGFEKFDFFIIISDTRFRANDVKLAQEIQKMKKKFYFVRSKIDNNMRAERRKRNFSADEALTKIRDDCVQSLQRQGIKSPQVFLVSSFELHLYHFSLLHQTLDRDLPAHKRDALLCAMPNFNPEIIRKKKQALKSKIKYWATLSAAGAAVPVPGLSIVVDAALLVDAVTHFVFALGLDVPSLKRLSARTGVPYADLRSVIISPLAAAEITTGFLLKVIVQLGSVAALIAAVEVSRWIPIIGIPIAMGLSLTTTYKILNLILEELAEDAQRVFERALG, encoded by the exons ATGGTCTGTGAGGAGATCCTGGACGAGATGTCCCTTATTCGTGAGCAAACGGATGTTAAACAGGCCGAAGTTGACGCAGGTACA ACTTTAAGTACAAGCACAGATGACCAGTTTGGATTTGCATTAGTTAAAGAAGAAATTAATGaagctgtgctgaagaataaccAACGAGCAGCTGCTGCAAAGATCAAAGAGTTAATGATGAAGGAGAAAAACATCACACTAAATATCGCCATCACAGGAGAATCTGGTTCTGATAAATCCACCTTTGTTAATGCCCTCAGAGGGCTGTCCAATGATGACGAGGGAGCTGCTCCTACTGGTGTTACAGAAACCACCATGGAGGTCAAACCGTACCCCCATCCAAAGTGTCCCAATGTTACTTTATGGGATCTTCCTGGAATCGGCACCACCAAGTTTCCAGCTGATAAGTACCTGGAGCTTGTTGGATTTGAGAAGTTTgacttcttcatcatcatctcagACACTCGCTTCAGAGCAAATGACGTGAAACTCGCTCAGGAGATTcagaagatgaagaaaaagttctactttgttCGATCAAAGATTGACAACAATATGCGAgctgagagaagaaagagaaacttCAGTGCAGACGAGGCTCTGACAAAAATCAGAGACGACTGCGTTCAAA GTCTTCAGAGACAAGGCATCAAGTCTCCACAGGTGTTCCTGGTGTCCAGCTTTGAGCTCCACCTGTACCACTTCTCTCTCTTACATCAGACCTTAGACAGAGACCTTCCTGCACACAAGAGAGATGCTCTGCTGTGTGCCATGCCCAACTTCAACCCAGAGATCATCAGGAAGAAGAAACAAGCTCTGAAGtccaaaataaaatactggGCTACTCTGTCTGCAGCCGGAGCAGCTGTTCCAGTTCCTGGTCTTTCTATTGTTGTTGATGCTGCTTTGCTGGTTGATGCTGtcacacattttgtttttgcgtTGGGTCTTGATGTCCCGTCTCTGAAGAGACTTTCTGCCAGAACAGGTGTGCCATATGCTGATCTGCGTTCCGTCATCATTTCACCACTGGCTGCAGCAGAAATAACTACAGGGTTCCTCTTGAAGGTGATAGTCCAACTTGGGTCTGTAGCTGCATTAATTGCAGCAGTGGAAGTGTCCAGATGGATTCCAATTATTGGAATTCCAATAGCAATGGGTCTCTCTTTAACCACAACTTACAAAATTCTGAATTTGATCCTTGAAGAGCTCGCTGAAGATGCTCAGAGGGTGTTTGAAAGAGCTTTAGGCTGA